A single genomic interval of Danio aesculapii chromosome 5, fDanAes4.1, whole genome shotgun sequence harbors:
- the sub1b gene encoding SUB1 regulator of transcription b yields the protein MPKSKEVLSSTSGSESDGDAETKVKRKKPSTPEKPAKKQKSGESSKPSGSAKSDKNSDNMFQIGKLRYVSVRDFKGKVLIDIREYWMDQAGEMKPGKKGISLNPEQWSQLKEQMSDIDDAIKRY from the exons atgccCAAGTCTAAGGAGGTGCTCTCTTCCACGTCTGGCAGTGAATCAGACGGTGATGCAGAAACTAAG GTTAAAAGAAAGAAGCCAAGTACCCCTGAAAAGCCTGCTAAAAAACAGAAAAGCGGAGAGTCCTCCAAACCGAGCGGCTCTGCTAAGAGCGACAAGAATAGTGACAACATGTTTCAG ATTGGGAAACTGAGATACGTCAGTGTAAGGGATTTCAAAGGCAAGGTCTTGATCGACATCCGAGAGTATTGGATGGATCAGGCTGGTGAGATGAAGCCTGGAAAAAAAG GCATTTCATTGAACCCTGAGCAGTGGAGTCAGCTGAAGGAACAAATGTCGGACATCGATGATGCAATTAAAAGATATTAA